The following proteins are co-located in the Paludibaculum fermentans genome:
- a CDS encoding glutamine synthetase family protein, whose amino-acid sequence MSNPLQDFLSLSYAELEDLNLAAKEQRKNRVPADQIQEERLKYLTDEKRIKAVTVLFSDLEGRLHMLDYDKKFLVKSWDNLTFDGSSIRGFTAQRESDLRLGMDWSAFYWAPSDIFGSGKVLVFGEVIDKDGSAYTGDIRGVLKTFSNAQFQKNGYTLNAANEIEGFLFKGADAERSYNETGKFEYVNTGGYYHSLPGDPLRQFIDTSAEVQRAMGFENEKDHPEVAPSQFEINYGYGEVVAAADQIQLYKLICRQVATKMGLTASFLPKPVVGVNGSGMHTNVSISKGGKNIFWDPKGEEKLSKFGWQFIDRILTHGNDICLALNASVNAYRRLDPHFEAPNQIKASAVDRGSMVRIPIGNERSSRVEVRSVGPDANPYLVLYSVFKTGLDGEIAKIKNLRQADRYLPDNIYDALANFTSAEWTSTMLGADVKARYAELKQASADRCPRLLGTFVKPQEVQYHHEVYNQFLWNQF is encoded by the coding sequence ATGTCCAACCCACTGCAAGACTTTCTGAGCCTTTCTTACGCAGAGCTCGAAGACTTGAATCTGGCTGCCAAGGAGCAACGTAAGAATCGCGTTCCGGCCGATCAGATTCAGGAAGAGCGGCTGAAGTACCTTACCGATGAGAAGCGGATCAAGGCCGTCACTGTCCTGTTCAGCGACCTGGAAGGCCGCCTGCACATGCTCGACTATGACAAGAAGTTCCTTGTCAAGAGCTGGGACAACCTGACGTTCGATGGCTCCTCCATCCGCGGCTTTACGGCACAGCGCGAGAGCGATCTGCGCCTTGGCATGGACTGGAGCGCCTTCTACTGGGCTCCTTCCGACATCTTCGGCTCCGGCAAAGTGCTGGTGTTCGGTGAAGTCATCGACAAGGACGGCTCCGCCTACACCGGCGACATCCGTGGCGTCCTCAAGACCTTCTCCAACGCCCAGTTCCAGAAGAACGGCTACACCCTGAACGCCGCCAACGAAATCGAAGGCTTCCTGTTCAAGGGCGCCGACGCCGAGCGGAGCTACAACGAGACGGGTAAGTTCGAGTACGTGAACACCGGCGGCTACTACCACTCGCTGCCCGGCGATCCGCTGCGCCAGTTCATCGACACCTCCGCTGAAGTGCAGCGCGCGATGGGCTTCGAGAACGAGAAGGATCACCCCGAAGTCGCCCCGTCCCAGTTCGAAATCAACTATGGCTACGGCGAAGTGGTTGCCGCCGCTGACCAGATCCAGCTCTACAAGCTGATCTGCCGCCAGGTCGCCACCAAGATGGGCCTCACCGCCAGCTTCCTGCCCAAGCCGGTCGTCGGCGTCAACGGCAGCGGCATGCACACCAACGTGTCGATCAGCAAGGGCGGCAAGAACATCTTCTGGGATCCCAAGGGCGAAGAGAAGCTCAGCAAGTTCGGCTGGCAGTTCATCGACAGGATCCTCACCCACGGCAACGACATCTGCCTGGCCCTCAACGCCAGCGTCAACGCCTACCGCCGTCTCGACCCGCACTTCGAAGCCCCGAACCAGATCAAGGCTTCGGCCGTCGATCGCGGTTCGATGGTGCGTATCCCGATCGGCAACGAGCGCAGCTCGCGCGTCGAAGTCCGCTCCGTCGGTCCCGACGCCAATCCCTACCTCGTCCTCTACTCGGTCTTCAAGACCGGCCTCGACGGCGAGATCGCCAAGATCAAGAACCTGCGCCAGGCCGACCGCTATCTGCCGGACAACATCTACGACGCGCTGGCGAACTTCACCAGTGCCGAATGGACCAGCACGATGCTCGGCGCCGACGTCAAGGCTCGCTACGCGGAACTGAAGCAGGCCTCCGCCGACCGCTGCCCGCGCCTGCTGGGCACGTTCGTCAAGCCGCAGGAAGTTCAGTACCACCACGAAGTCTACAACCAGTTCCTCTGGAACCAGTTCTAG
- a CDS encoding carboxypeptidase-like regulatory domain-containing protein, whose protein sequence is MNKIVNATSFTFLMAAALFGQAATSVNGTVTDPSGLPVPDVKIQLRDPQTGSSRDTTSDTQGRYALPQVKPGLYQITAKAKGFNDLIVNDVRLLVNTPATVNLTFESVGSVSTVVSVSAESTQINTTDASVGNAIGEKPILELPLEARNVVGLLSIQPGVTYLGEPEPGVQSDFRSGSVNGGKADQANVTLDGVDVNDQQQRSAFTSVLRATLDSVQEFRTITTNAGAEFGRTSGAQVSLLTRSGSNDMHGALYYFLRNTATSANSFFNNSAGVPREKLNRNLFGGRLGGAVQKNRLFYFLNYEGRRDSSEINAVRVVPNADFRNGLFHYVRKDGSIGSLGPADFKRLDPLGIGQNQAVLDLLKTYPMPNDTTSGDLLNTAGFRFNARAPLSWNTYIAKIDWTADSAGRHVFFLRGNLQNDDYTNSLGVPQFPDQPPQRKYLDNSKGLAAGYTATLTPSLISSFHYGFTRQGLDNLGSLTANFADFRDIDNRYATTSSLSRITSVHQISEDFSWNHGAHSVAFGGVMRFIRNNRYDFGNSFSNALSNANYLLGSGREFEVADAQGGTAYRRQFVNLLGLMTQLTANYNYDLKGNLLPLGQGIRRSFASEEYEMYVQDTWRATRSLTITAGMRLSLMPPVYERNGYQTNPAVPFADWFVQRQALADSGQSQAGVAPVQFDLASKLGRDLYPYHKNWSPRLGLAYSPQGTDGWSKKLFGGPGKTSIRAGFGLFYDLFGQGIITNYSGSALGLTSQLQPPPTYSASDAPRFTGFYNWDPSILPQAPAGGFPQVQPDNFAISNSIDEKLKAPYTMNTNFSISREFAGGLMVQGSYVGRLSRRSLINFDLAMPTNLKDPASGQTYFQAAQQLALLARSGTATADVKPIPFWENMWPGAATGTRSATQSIYRVFAGSYPDMTSALTSIDLPDETGECFPSCSKLGPYSMFNSQFSSLAAARSVGKGYYHAMQWTVRKRFSTVQLDVNYTYGKSIDYSSAREVASATGGQIINSWNTRQMKDVSDYDVTHLVSALGVWELPVGKGKRWLSSPSRVTDNLLGGWQLSGIWRQSSGFPTGAVAGGVWPTNWNVPSFASQTGVVPKTGTAKNAPAAIDGAAGGPNMFGDPANALAGYDYALPGESGQRNGLRGDGFFTIDLGLSKRFTLFTHRDMPHTLQFRAEAFNVTNTVRFDVATSNTDINDPGSFGKYTSQFGSPRVFQFALRYEF, encoded by the coding sequence ATGAATAAAATCGTCAACGCCACAAGCTTCACTTTCCTTATGGCGGCTGCGTTGTTTGGCCAGGCCGCCACCTCCGTCAATGGCACGGTTACCGATCCCAGCGGGCTGCCGGTTCCGGACGTGAAGATCCAGCTCCGAGACCCGCAAACAGGCTCCAGCCGCGATACGACTTCCGATACCCAGGGCCGCTACGCGCTGCCGCAGGTCAAGCCCGGGCTCTACCAGATCACTGCAAAAGCCAAAGGCTTTAATGATCTGATCGTCAACGATGTCCGGCTACTTGTGAATACACCCGCAACCGTCAACTTAACATTTGAAAGTGTCGGCTCTGTATCCACAGTAGTTTCCGTCTCAGCCGAATCTACACAAATCAACACCACCGATGCCTCTGTTGGCAATGCGATCGGCGAGAAGCCGATCCTCGAACTCCCGCTGGAGGCTCGCAATGTTGTTGGCCTGCTCTCCATCCAGCCCGGCGTCACCTATCTGGGTGAACCGGAACCGGGCGTGCAGAGCGACTTCCGCAGCGGCTCGGTGAACGGCGGCAAGGCTGACCAGGCCAACGTGACGCTGGACGGCGTCGATGTGAACGACCAGCAGCAGCGCAGCGCCTTCACCAGCGTCCTGCGCGCCACACTCGACTCCGTGCAGGAGTTCCGCACCATCACCACCAACGCCGGGGCCGAGTTCGGCCGCACCAGCGGCGCCCAGGTGAGCCTGCTCACCCGCAGCGGCTCCAACGACATGCATGGCGCGCTCTATTACTTCCTGCGCAACACCGCCACCAGCGCCAACAGCTTCTTCAACAACTCGGCCGGCGTGCCGCGCGAGAAGCTGAACCGCAACCTGTTCGGCGGACGCCTGGGCGGCGCCGTCCAGAAGAACCGCCTGTTCTACTTCCTGAACTACGAAGGCCGGCGGGACAGCAGCGAGATCAACGCGGTCCGCGTGGTGCCCAACGCCGACTTCCGCAACGGCCTGTTCCACTACGTTCGCAAGGACGGCAGCATCGGATCCCTCGGGCCGGCCGATTTCAAGCGGCTCGATCCCCTGGGCATCGGCCAGAATCAGGCCGTGCTCGACCTGTTGAAGACCTACCCGATGCCGAACGATACGACCTCCGGCGACCTTCTGAACACCGCCGGTTTCCGGTTCAATGCGCGCGCGCCATTGAGCTGGAACACCTATATCGCCAAGATCGACTGGACCGCTGATTCCGCCGGCCGGCACGTGTTCTTCCTGCGCGGGAACCTGCAGAACGACGACTACACCAATTCACTCGGCGTGCCGCAGTTCCCGGATCAGCCGCCGCAACGTAAGTACCTCGACAACAGCAAGGGCTTGGCGGCCGGCTACACGGCGACCCTGACGCCCTCGCTGATCAGTAGCTTCCACTACGGCTTCACGCGGCAGGGCCTGGACAACCTCGGCTCGCTCACCGCTAACTTCGCGGACTTCCGCGATATCGATAACCGGTATGCGACCACCAGTTCGCTGTCGCGCATCACGAGTGTCCACCAGATCTCAGAGGATTTCTCGTGGAACCACGGCGCGCACAGCGTGGCCTTCGGCGGCGTGATGCGCTTCATCCGCAACAACCGCTATGACTTCGGCAATTCTTTCTCCAATGCGCTGAGCAACGCCAACTACCTGTTGGGCAGCGGACGGGAGTTTGAGGTGGCCGATGCGCAGGGCGGCACGGCCTACCGGCGGCAGTTCGTGAACCTGCTGGGCCTGATGACCCAGCTCACCGCGAACTATAACTACGACCTGAAGGGCAACCTGCTGCCGTTGGGGCAGGGCATCCGCCGCAGCTTCGCTTCGGAAGAGTATGAGATGTATGTGCAGGACACGTGGCGTGCCACCCGCAGCCTGACAATCACGGCCGGGATGCGCCTGTCGCTCATGCCGCCGGTCTACGAGCGCAACGGCTACCAGACGAATCCTGCCGTCCCCTTTGCGGATTGGTTCGTTCAGCGCCAAGCCCTGGCCGACTCCGGCCAGTCGCAGGCGGGCGTTGCTCCCGTGCAGTTCGACCTGGCTTCCAAGCTCGGCCGCGACCTGTACCCTTATCACAAGAACTGGTCGCCGCGCCTCGGCCTGGCCTACTCGCCGCAGGGCACCGACGGCTGGTCGAAGAAGCTGTTCGGCGGTCCGGGCAAGACCTCGATCCGCGCCGGCTTCGGGCTGTTCTACGACCTCTTCGGCCAGGGCATCATCACCAACTATTCCGGCAGTGCCCTGGGGCTGACAAGCCAACTGCAGCCGCCGCCGACGTACTCGGCGTCGGATGCTCCGCGCTTCACCGGCTTCTACAACTGGGATCCATCCATCCTGCCGCAGGCGCCGGCCGGCGGCTTTCCGCAGGTGCAGCCGGACAACTTCGCGATCTCGAACTCCATCGACGAGAAGCTGAAGGCGCCGTACACGATGAACACGAACTTCAGCATCTCGCGCGAGTTCGCCGGCGGCCTGATGGTGCAGGGCTCCTATGTGGGCCGGCTCTCCCGCCGTTCGCTGATCAACTTCGACCTGGCGATGCCGACCAACCTGAAGGACCCGGCATCCGGCCAGACGTACTTCCAGGCGGCCCAGCAACTCGCGCTGCTGGCTCGCAGCGGGACGGCCACTGCCGATGTGAAACCGATCCCGTTCTGGGAGAACATGTGGCCCGGGGCCGCCACCGGCACACGTTCCGCGACGCAGAGCATCTACAGGGTGTTTGCGGGTTCCTATCCCGACATGACATCCGCGCTGACGTCCATCGACCTGCCGGACGAGACCGGCGAGTGCTTCCCGTCGTGCAGCAAGCTGGGGCCGTACTCGATGTTCAACAGCCAGTTCTCATCGCTGGCCGCGGCGCGTTCGGTTGGTAAGGGCTACTATCACGCCATGCAATGGACCGTGCGGAAGCGCTTCTCCACCGTCCAACTGGACGTCAACTACACGTATGGCAAGTCGATTGACTACTCCTCCGCGCGCGAAGTGGCTTCGGCCACCGGCGGGCAGATCATCAACTCCTGGAACACCCGCCAGATGAAGGATGTCTCCGACTACGATGTCACCCACCTGGTGAGCGCCCTGGGGGTTTGGGAGCTGCCTGTGGGCAAGGGCAAGCGCTGGCTCAGCAGCCCATCGCGTGTCACGGACAACCTGTTGGGCGGCTGGCAGTTGAGCGGCATCTGGCGCCAATCCAGCGGCTTCCCCACGGGAGCGGTGGCCGGCGGTGTCTGGCCGACGAACTGGAACGTGCCCAGCTTCGCTTCGCAGACCGGGGTCGTGCCCAAGACCGGGACGGCCAAGAACGCGCCCGCGGCGATTGACGGGGCGGCCGGTGGACCGAACATGTTCGGCGACCCCGCGAACGCCCTCGCCGGCTACGACTACGCACTGCCCGGCGAGAGCGGACAGCGGAATGGCTTGCGCGGCGATGGGTTCTTCACCATCGACCTGGGCCTGTCCAAGCGCTTCACGTTGTTCACGCATCGTGATATGCCGCACACCCTGCAGTTCCGTGCCGAAGCGTTCAACGTGACAAACACGGTTCGCTTCGACGTGGCGACCTCGAACACGGATATCAATGATCCGGGTTCGTTCGGGAAGTACACCTCGCAATTCGGCAGCCCGCGCGTCTTCCAGTTCGCGCTGCGCTACGAGTTCTGA
- a CDS encoding alpha-L-arabinofuranosidase, producing MSGHAIDRRTFVRALPTLGAAAAAQAAAGDLVIDPAPLFDISPWLYMQFMEPLGATDSSVEAAWDYDKDDWRQDFVEATRDLAPDVVRFGGLYSRHYKWREGVGPADKRPAIRNYFWGGKETNRVGTHEFVGYCRRVGAEPLYCVNFLADGEQRFHHTPEGDRTADAREAAEWVSYANDPGHAERRKNGAADPLNIRLWQIGNETSYGDVTFTREQSIQHTLEFARAMRQRDPSIQLIGWGDRHKKTEDLWAGELLKQAGEHIDMVAIHLMGQSPKRPDTVLKGLRYQKEPERAWEELLELSNNVETRVKELEDVITASGMKKGIAVTEGHLSLPPHNANPILAEWLTAAYHARSLNIYQRHGAMVKIATAADFQGNRWTVNALTLQTPRGITYPMPVGSIAGLFRRHNGQQGVAVSNAPSGLDIAASRTGNRVYLHVANLNYRGSIQVSFAVKGRVIQGGRVVAIAPEDLRQYVGLDQPEAFKPVETRLPDGTAPKWTFPAGSVSAVELELASA from the coding sequence ATGTCCGGTCACGCTATCGATCGCAGAACCTTTGTTCGCGCCCTCCCCACCTTGGGCGCTGCCGCCGCGGCCCAGGCCGCTGCGGGCGATCTGGTGATCGACCCGGCGCCGCTCTTCGACATCTCGCCCTGGCTCTACATGCAGTTCATGGAGCCGCTGGGCGCCACCGACAGCAGCGTCGAGGCCGCCTGGGACTATGACAAGGACGACTGGCGGCAGGACTTCGTCGAAGCAACCCGCGACCTCGCCCCCGATGTGGTCCGCTTCGGCGGCCTCTACTCCCGCCACTACAAATGGCGCGAGGGCGTCGGCCCGGCGGACAAACGCCCCGCCATCCGCAACTACTTCTGGGGCGGCAAGGAGACCAACCGAGTCGGCACCCACGAGTTTGTCGGCTACTGCCGGCGCGTCGGCGCCGAGCCCCTCTACTGCGTCAACTTCCTCGCCGACGGCGAGCAGCGCTTCCACCACACACCGGAAGGCGACCGCACCGCCGATGCGCGCGAGGCCGCCGAGTGGGTCTCCTACGCCAATGACCCCGGCCATGCCGAGCGCAGGAAGAACGGCGCGGCCGATCCCCTCAACATCCGCCTCTGGCAGATCGGCAACGAGACGTCCTATGGCGACGTGACCTTCACCCGCGAGCAGTCCATTCAGCACACCCTCGAGTTCGCCCGCGCCATGCGGCAGCGCGACCCGTCCATCCAGCTCATCGGCTGGGGCGATCGGCACAAGAAGACCGAGGACCTGTGGGCCGGAGAGCTCCTGAAGCAGGCCGGCGAACACATCGACATGGTCGCCATCCACCTGATGGGCCAGAGCCCCAAACGCCCGGATACCGTGCTGAAGGGCCTCCGCTATCAGAAGGAGCCGGAGCGCGCGTGGGAGGAACTGCTGGAGCTCTCCAACAACGTGGAGACCCGCGTGAAGGAACTCGAGGACGTGATCACGGCCTCCGGCATGAAGAAGGGCATCGCCGTCACGGAGGGCCACCTCAGCCTGCCGCCGCACAATGCGAACCCGATCCTGGCCGAGTGGCTCACCGCCGCATATCACGCCCGGTCGCTGAACATCTACCAGCGCCACGGCGCCATGGTCAAGATCGCCACAGCCGCGGACTTTCAGGGCAATCGCTGGACGGTGAACGCCCTGACCCTGCAGACTCCGCGCGGCATCACCTATCCGATGCCGGTAGGCTCCATCGCCGGACTTTTCAGGAGGCACAACGGCCAGCAGGGCGTCGCCGTATCGAATGCACCCTCCGGCCTGGACATCGCCGCCAGCCGCACAGGGAACCGCGTCTACCTGCACGTGGCCAACCTGAACTACCGCGGCTCGATACAGGTGTCGTTTGCAGTGAAGGGGAGGGTGATTCAGGGGGGGCGGGTGGTGGCAATCGCACCGGAGGATCTGCGCCAGTACGTCGGCCTCGATCAGCCGGAGGCCTTCAAACCTGTGGAAACCAGGCTCCCGGACGGTACGGCGCCGAAGTGGACCTTCCCGGCCGGCTCCGTGTCCGCGGTCGAACTCGAACTGGCATCAGCATAG
- a CDS encoding LuxR C-terminal-related transcriptional regulator, whose amino-acid sequence MMVESRPLRPQQPIRLFIVDDHALFREGLIRLLASDETLQVAGAAGSAEAALQSIPEISPDVLILDYDLGESTAVHLLEQLRLRKFSGRTLLVTAGLPDSEALLLIREGVSGIFHKHQSPEALHRCIREVAAGRILIEQEYLRTLVQSGVAAPPSPAPRLTERDRQILRCLLEGLSNKEIATHLLISESAVKASLQQLFAKTEVRTRSQLVRLALEQFFDEIQR is encoded by the coding sequence ATGATGGTGGAGTCCCGCCCCTTGCGGCCGCAGCAGCCGATTCGCTTGTTCATCGTGGATGACCATGCCCTCTTCCGTGAAGGACTCATCCGGCTGCTCGCCTCCGACGAGACTCTTCAGGTCGCCGGCGCGGCCGGCTCGGCGGAAGCGGCCCTCCAGTCAATCCCGGAAATCTCTCCAGACGTGCTGATCCTCGACTACGACCTCGGCGAGAGCACCGCCGTCCACCTGCTGGAACAGTTGCGGCTCCGCAAGTTCTCGGGCCGGACCCTGCTCGTCACAGCGGGCCTGCCCGACAGTGAAGCGCTGCTGCTCATTCGTGAAGGCGTGTCCGGCATCTTTCACAAGCACCAGTCGCCCGAGGCCCTCCATCGCTGCATCCGGGAAGTGGCGGCGGGCCGGATTCTCATCGAACAGGAGTACCTGCGGACCCTCGTCCAGTCCGGCGTCGCCGCACCTCCGTCACCCGCGCCGCGCCTGACAGAGCGCGACAGGCAGATCCTGCGGTGCCTGCTGGAAGGCCTGTCCAATAAGGAGATCGCGACCCACCTGCTCATCTCGGAAAGCGCCGTGAAGGCCTCGCTCCAGCAGCTCTTTGCGAAGACCGAGGTGCGCACCCGCAGCCAGTTGGTGCGCCTCGCGCTGGAGCAGTTCTTCGACGAGATCCAGCGCTAG
- a CDS encoding ATP-binding protein, with product MAILVLFEWYSHLDVSLGIFYVFPIAVAATALNRWQIIAVAAACAFLRGLFTPQYTGIEFGLRYTMALLAYSGMGLLIFEMSRNRRIVIAHYARLKLEQELRRRAEEQLRILAESSPAAILTLDHNGKVIAANRASHDIFGITPPDTLMDRDIGGLVPTLGSAVKLHAGQRQVRTSAWTWAKRADGTMFPIATWFSTYGDGPDHHLAAIVVDVSEEVRDREMENFRHVLSYNRLLAGAVSHEIRNLCSAASMVASNLGRRPEVAADADFQALNQLVGGLTKLASFELAKNTTARSASLAAVLDNLRVVVETDWREIDGQLEWLLPSQLPEVQADSHGLLQIFLNLAQNSLRAVDGGPVRQLTIEVEATADSVRISFNDSGPGVSQPETLFHPFRSNSDGSGLGLYISRALARSFSGDLIHVPQSSGCRFDLTLKPVRRSNDGGVPPLAAAAADSLVHRG from the coding sequence GTGGCCATTCTTGTTCTCTTCGAGTGGTATTCGCACCTCGATGTCTCCCTGGGAATTTTCTATGTCTTCCCCATAGCCGTAGCGGCTACCGCCTTGAATCGCTGGCAGATCATAGCGGTGGCGGCGGCCTGCGCCTTCCTGCGAGGCCTGTTTACCCCGCAGTACACCGGTATCGAGTTCGGGCTCCGCTACACCATGGCCCTCCTCGCCTACTCAGGCATGGGCCTGCTGATCTTTGAGATGAGCCGCAACCGGCGCATTGTCATCGCCCACTACGCACGCCTCAAGCTGGAACAGGAACTGCGCCGCCGCGCCGAGGAACAGCTTCGGATCCTGGCCGAAAGCAGCCCTGCCGCCATCCTGACCCTGGATCACAACGGCAAGGTCATCGCGGCCAACCGCGCCTCCCACGACATCTTCGGCATCACTCCGCCGGACACCCTGATGGACCGCGACATCGGCGGCCTCGTGCCCACCCTCGGCAGCGCCGTGAAGCTGCACGCCGGACAGCGCCAGGTTCGTACTTCGGCCTGGACCTGGGCCAAACGCGCCGATGGCACCATGTTCCCCATCGCCACCTGGTTCTCCACCTATGGCGACGGGCCTGACCATCACCTGGCCGCCATCGTGGTCGACGTCTCCGAAGAGGTGCGCGACCGCGAGATGGAGAACTTCCGCCACGTGCTCAGCTACAATCGCCTGCTCGCCGGAGCCGTCTCGCACGAGATCCGGAACCTCTGCTCCGCCGCGTCCATGGTGGCTTCCAACTTGGGCCGGCGCCCCGAAGTCGCGGCCGACGCGGACTTCCAGGCGCTCAACCAACTGGTCGGCGGCCTCACAAAACTGGCCTCGTTCGAACTCGCCAAGAACACCACGGCCCGCTCGGCCTCATTGGCCGCCGTGCTCGACAACCTGCGCGTCGTCGTGGAAACCGATTGGCGCGAGATCGACGGCCAGCTCGAATGGCTGCTGCCGTCCCAGTTGCCGGAGGTGCAGGCCGACTCACACGGGCTGCTCCAGATCTTCCTGAACCTGGCCCAGAACTCCTTGCGCGCGGTCGATGGCGGCCCCGTCAGGCAACTCACCATCGAGGTGGAGGCCACCGCCGACTCGGTCCGCATCAGTTTCAACGACTCCGGCCCGGGCGTATCCCAACCGGAAACCCTGTTCCACCCGTTCCGTTCCAACTCCGATGGTTCGGGGCTCGGCCTCTATATCTCGCGCGCCCTCGCCCGCAGCTTCTCGGGCGACCTCATCCACGTCCCGCAGTCTTCGGGCTGCCGCTTTGACCTGACTCTCAAGCCTGTAAGGAGATCGAATGATGGTGGAGTCCCGCCCCTTGCGGCCGCAGCAGCCGATTCGCTTGTTCATCGTGGATGA
- a CDS encoding bestrophin family protein: MIVRDHLPLKRIWPQVSQRLLLLLFFDISISVLYTFGGFTFLAIPSIPLAPMAGALSIFLAFRTNSAYGRWWEARTLWGGLVNSSRTFARQVLTLIDGTGGDMACVTDLRNQLVRLQISFVRSLRCHLRRQNPFPELERLLPEEVTNRLRAHTNVPSAILLESASVLRRAKEEGRLDSFRWIALENTLTELTNILGGCERIKNTPLPRQHDYFPRILVMAFCLMLPFALVEGLRMLTPIASTLISFILVALDTVGREIEAPFDNTVHDTPMTSLTRTIEINLFQQLGERRVPAEVHPVDGFVY, encoded by the coding sequence ATGATTGTTCGCGACCACCTTCCGCTGAAGCGAATCTGGCCGCAAGTATCGCAGCGGCTGCTACTGCTTCTCTTTTTCGACATCTCCATCAGCGTGCTCTACACGTTTGGGGGATTCACGTTTCTGGCGATCCCGTCCATTCCCCTGGCTCCGATGGCGGGGGCATTGAGTATCTTTCTGGCGTTCCGCACCAACTCGGCTTATGGCCGCTGGTGGGAGGCGCGCACGTTGTGGGGTGGGCTGGTGAACAGTTCGCGGACGTTCGCCCGGCAGGTGCTGACGCTGATTGACGGCACGGGTGGCGATATGGCCTGTGTGACGGATCTGCGCAATCAACTGGTGCGGCTGCAGATCAGTTTTGTACGTTCGCTGCGCTGCCACCTGCGGCGGCAAAATCCGTTCCCTGAACTTGAACGGCTGTTGCCGGAGGAGGTCACCAACCGGCTGCGGGCCCATACGAATGTGCCTTCGGCGATTCTGTTGGAATCGGCCTCGGTCCTGCGTAGGGCGAAGGAGGAGGGCCGGTTGGACTCCTTCCGCTGGATTGCGCTGGAGAACACACTGACGGAGCTGACGAATATCCTGGGCGGCTGCGAGCGGATCAAGAACACTCCGCTGCCGCGCCAGCACGACTACTTTCCGCGCATCCTCGTGATGGCCTTCTGCCTGATGCTGCCGTTTGCGCTGGTGGAGGGGCTGAGGATGCTGACGCCGATTGCCTCGACCCTGATCAGCTTCATCCTGGTCGCGCTCGATACGGTGGGGCGCGAGATTGAAGCTCCGTTCGACAACACGGTTCACGACACGCCGATGACGAGCCTGACGAGAACCATTGAGATCAACCTGTTTCAACAACTGGGCGAGCGCCGTGTGCCCGCCGAAGTCCACCCGGTGGACGGCTTCGTTTACTAG
- a CDS encoding universal stress protein — MRNQFGRRLLFPTSFSDACFRTTPVLSEWMDDPEARLTLLHVYDTKKSSRREIERQLHSFFAEADQYGRCERILLAGDPKTQILEHCRRHRYDLLFLPASEPTGFPRIGHRSLRASLLREGHVPVWTNSDFSRSGAKRQSPKNVAYVMTNEPNWKEHCVEAAAAAARWNAVFHVIYVFPVPDVDDGTLAGDLFTGRDAGPLEALRAIVSQLSVTFKVHTSTGHERFEVRRLLKEAQADLAFMSSSKAMTRGLFGLRMSPVLNSVQCQFVCFPDNPRPEVLEQPRLVDQLALPDAG, encoded by the coding sequence ATGAGGAACCAATTTGGGAGACGTCTGCTCTTTCCCACGAGCTTTTCCGATGCCTGTTTCCGCACGACGCCCGTGCTCTCTGAGTGGATGGACGACCCCGAGGCGCGGCTGACGCTGCTGCACGTTTACGACACGAAGAAGAGCAGCCGGCGGGAGATCGAGCGGCAACTGCATTCGTTTTTCGCCGAGGCCGACCAGTATGGCCGCTGCGAGCGGATCCTGCTGGCCGGCGATCCGAAGACCCAGATCCTGGAGCATTGCCGGAGGCACCGGTACGACCTGCTGTTCCTGCCGGCATCGGAGCCGACGGGTTTTCCACGGATCGGGCACCGGTCGTTGCGGGCGAGCCTGCTGCGGGAGGGGCACGTGCCGGTGTGGACGAACTCCGACTTTTCGCGCAGCGGCGCCAAGCGGCAGTCGCCGAAGAACGTGGCGTATGTGATGACGAACGAGCCGAATTGGAAGGAGCACTGCGTGGAAGCCGCGGCGGCGGCGGCGCGATGGAATGCGGTGTTCCACGTGATCTATGTCTTCCCGGTGCCCGATGTCGATGACGGGACGCTGGCCGGTGATTTGTTCACTGGCCGGGATGCGGGTCCGTTGGAGGCGCTGCGGGCGATCGTCTCGCAGCTATCGGTGACCTTCAAGGTTCACACCTCGACGGGCCACGAGCGGTTTGAGGTGCGGCGGCTGCTGAAGGAAGCCCAGGCCGATCTTGCCTTTATGAGCAGCTCGAAGGCGATGACGCGGGGCCTGTTCGGCCTGCGGATGAGTCCGGTGCTGAACTCCGTGCAATGCCAGTTTGTGTGTTTCCCAGACAATCCCAGACCGGAAGTGCTGGAGCAGCCCAGGTTGGTGGACCAGTTGGCCTTGCCGGACGCGGGCTAG